In a single window of the Streptomyces sp. NBC_00353 genome:
- a CDS encoding SpoIIE family protein phosphatase, which produces MVDHSDRSRSRSVRSLSGRRPRSVARQVFVLQAVVIVLLVAGAVLALVLQSFHDAEIEAERRSVAAAESFAHAPGMVDVLRSPDPSKVLQPLTEEARKLAGVDFIVVTDTHGIRYTHPRPELIGKKFVGNIEPSLAGQVHVEDVQGPLGHEVQAIVPVKAPDHSVVGLVSAGLRVKNVANTVSRQLVVIFASGAAALALATGGAALVAKRLRRQTHGLDPAQMTRMYEHHDAVLHSVREGVLIVGRDGRLLLANDEAERLLDLPPDAQGRRVDELESLDPATAELLVSGRVVTDEVYLAGDRMLVVNQRRTDHNGGSLGTVATLRDSTQLMALSGKVDAANERLRLLYDAGLGIGTTLDVARTAEELAEMSVPRFADFATVDLANAVLLGEEPTGAAADMCRVAVSGIRNDHPLYPRGELITFLPSTPQARGFATGRSVVVPDLSSAPGWRAQDPERTDDVIAYGIHSLLTTPLQARGVVLGMANFWRSREAGTFDEEDRSLAEELVARAAVSIDNARRYTREHALAVMLQRSLLPRALPEQNALDVAHRYLPAQSGVSGDWFDVIPLSGNRVALVVGDVVGHGLHAAATMGRLRTAVHNFSTLDLPPDELLGHLDDLVDRIDREEGSTDVGAGVVGATCLYAIYDPVSRHCTMARAGHHLPALVHPDGRVEFPDLPAGPPLGLGGMPFKTAELDLAVGAQLVLYTDGLIEDRTRDIDVGMELLRQALAHAGRSPEEHCRAVLDALLPTQAKDDVALLIARTCALSADQIAEWDVPLDPAAVAGIRAAVAEKLDDWDLSELAFTTELLLSELITNAIRHASAPIRVRLLRDRSLICEVSDGSSTSPHLRYAAMMDEGGRGLFLVSQIAEHWGTRYTPEGKVIWAQQPLPGATDSL; this is translated from the coding sequence ATGGTCGACCATTCCGACCGATCCCGGAGCAGATCGGTTCGGTCACTGAGCGGCAGGCGTCCGCGAAGCGTAGCCCGGCAGGTGTTCGTCCTGCAGGCGGTGGTCATTGTCCTGCTCGTGGCGGGCGCGGTTCTTGCGCTGGTCCTCCAATCGTTTCACGACGCCGAGATCGAGGCGGAGCGCCGTTCGGTGGCGGCAGCGGAGTCGTTCGCACACGCTCCGGGGATGGTGGATGTGCTGAGATCTCCCGATCCCTCGAAGGTGCTGCAGCCGCTCACCGAGGAGGCGCGGAAACTGGCCGGGGTCGACTTCATCGTGGTGACGGACACCCACGGGATTCGCTACACACACCCCCGCCCGGAGCTCATCGGGAAGAAGTTCGTCGGCAACATCGAACCCTCGCTGGCGGGTCAGGTCCACGTGGAAGACGTCCAAGGACCCCTCGGCCATGAGGTCCAGGCGATTGTCCCCGTCAAAGCCCCCGACCACTCGGTCGTGGGTTTGGTGTCCGCAGGTCTCAGGGTCAAGAACGTCGCCAACACGGTCAGCAGGCAGCTGGTGGTCATCTTTGCCAGCGGTGCCGCCGCGCTCGCCCTGGCCACGGGCGGGGCCGCACTGGTGGCCAAACGGCTGCGCAGGCAGACCCACGGGCTCGATCCCGCCCAGATGACACGCATGTACGAGCACCATGACGCGGTGCTGCACTCCGTCCGCGAAGGAGTGCTCATCGTCGGACGCGACGGTCGGCTGCTGCTCGCGAACGACGAGGCCGAACGGCTGCTTGATCTGCCGCCGGATGCCCAGGGACGCCGGGTCGACGAACTGGAGAGCCTCGACCCGGCCACGGCGGAGCTGCTTGTCTCCGGCCGCGTGGTCACGGACGAGGTGTACTTGGCCGGGGACCGAATGCTGGTGGTGAACCAGCGGCGCACGGACCACAACGGAGGCTCTCTGGGAACGGTGGCGACCCTGCGCGACTCCACCCAGCTCATGGCGCTGTCGGGCAAGGTGGACGCGGCGAACGAACGCCTCAGACTGCTGTACGACGCGGGACTGGGCATCGGCACCACCCTGGACGTGGCGCGCACGGCCGAAGAACTGGCCGAGATGTCCGTCCCCCGTTTCGCGGACTTCGCCACTGTCGACCTCGCCAACGCCGTCCTGCTCGGGGAGGAGCCGACCGGCGCGGCCGCCGACATGTGCCGCGTCGCCGTCAGCGGTATCCGGAACGACCACCCCCTCTACCCGCGCGGCGAGCTCATCACCTTCCTTCCCTCCACGCCCCAGGCACGCGGATTCGCCACCGGCCGGTCGGTGGTGGTGCCCGACCTGTCCTCCGCACCCGGCTGGCGTGCTCAGGACCCGGAACGCACGGACGACGTCATCGCGTACGGAATCCACTCACTCCTCACGACGCCGCTGCAGGCACGGGGCGTGGTCCTCGGCATGGCCAACTTCTGGCGCTCGCGGGAGGCCGGAACGTTCGACGAGGAGGACCGGTCGCTCGCCGAGGAGCTGGTCGCCCGTGCCGCGGTCAGCATCGACAACGCCCGCCGGTACACCCGCGAACACGCCCTGGCGGTGATGTTGCAGCGCAGCCTGCTGCCGCGCGCCCTGCCCGAGCAGAACGCCCTGGATGTCGCCCACCGCTATCTGCCCGCACAGTCGGGAGTCAGCGGTGACTGGTTCGATGTGATCCCGCTGTCGGGCAACCGCGTCGCTCTGGTCGTCGGGGATGTCGTCGGCCATGGACTTCATGCCGCCGCAACCATGGGGCGGCTCCGCACCGCGGTGCACAACTTCTCCACGCTCGACCTGCCGCCCGATGAGCTGCTCGGCCACCTCGACGACCTCGTCGACCGCATCGACAGGGAAGAGGGGAGCACGGACGTCGGCGCCGGGGTCGTGGGAGCGACCTGCCTGTATGCGATCTACGATCCTGTCTCCCGGCACTGCACCATGGCCCGCGCCGGGCATCACCTCCCCGCGCTGGTCCACCCCGACGGCAGAGTGGAGTTCCCCGACCTTCCTGCCGGGCCGCCGCTGGGGCTCGGCGGCATGCCGTTCAAGACGGCCGAACTGGATCTGGCCGTGGGTGCTCAGCTGGTCCTCTACACCGACGGGCTGATCGAGGACCGCACCCGGGACATCGATGTGGGGATGGAGCTGCTCCGCCAGGCCCTGGCCCATGCCGGCCGATCGCCGGAAGAACACTGCCGGGCGGTGCTCGACGCACTCCTTCCCACCCAGGCCAAGGACGACGTGGCACTGCTCATCGCCCGCACCTGCGCGCTCTCCGCCGACCAGATCGCCGAATGGGACGTTCCGCTCGACCCCGCCGCCGTGGCCGGGATACGCGCCGCCGTCGCCGAGAAGCTCGACGACTGGGATCTGTCGGAGCTGGCGTTCACCACGGAGCTGCTGCTCAGCGAGCTGATCACCAACGCCATCCGCCACGCCTCCGCACCCATCCGGGTGCGGCTCCTGCGTGACCGCAGCCTGATCTGCGAGGTGTCCGACGGCAGCAGCACCTCACCTCATCTGAGGTACGCGGCGATGATGGACGAGGGAGGCCGCGGGCTGTTTCTCGTCTCGCAGATCGCCGAGCACTGGGGCACGCGGTACACCCCTGAAGGCAAGGTCATCTGGGCGCAGCAGCCGCTGCCCGGGGCCACGGACAGCCTCTGA
- a CDS encoding zinc-ribbon domain-containing protein yields the protein MIIFGTRGYLYQLAVLTLVCGWCGNPAAHTLRKRVTKFTLFFVPLFPFSTKYATQCTFCGGEQKIPKEQAEQLLAQHVAAQDGNPFGQAQQPGYAQDGQNPYQH from the coding sequence GTGATCATCTTTGGTACGCGAGGCTATCTCTATCAACTGGCCGTTCTGACGCTGGTCTGCGGCTGGTGCGGCAACCCGGCCGCGCACACGCTGCGCAAGCGGGTCACGAAGTTCACGCTGTTCTTCGTGCCGCTGTTCCCGTTCTCGACCAAGTACGCGACGCAGTGCACGTTCTGCGGCGGGGAGCAGAAGATCCCGAAGGAGCAGGCCGAGCAGCTGCTGGCGCAGCACGTGGCGGCGCAGGACGGCAACCCGTTCGGGCAGGCGCAGCAGCCGGGGTACGCGCAGGACGGGCAGAACCCCTACCAGCACTGA
- the ku gene encoding non-homologous end joining protein Ku, producing the protein MRSIWNGAISFGLVSIPIKLVNATESHSISFRQIHLADGGRIRYRKVCELDDQEVTTAEIGKAYEDADGTMIPITDEDLASLPLPTAKTIEIVAFVPATEIDPLQMDAAYYLSANGVPAAKPYTLLREALKRSQKVAVAKYALRGRERLGMLRVVDDVIAMHGLLWPDEIRATDGVAPEADVTVRDAELDLADALMATLGEVDMDTLHDDYREAVETLIASKASGEALQPAASDEHGGGKVIDLIAALENSVRAAKEARGEEPEEAEGAPVAKVTSLAGRKKSGGTGAKKKAASTAASTGRKAAAKKTTPGRTPAKKTTARSATKSATKKTTANTAAKTAKSATGTKPVARKASSKKRASA; encoded by the coding sequence GTGAGGTCCATTTGGAACGGCGCGATCTCCTTCGGGCTGGTCAGCATCCCGATCAAGCTGGTCAACGCCACTGAGAGCCACTCGATCTCCTTCCGTCAGATCCACCTCGCCGACGGCGGCCGGATCCGCTACCGGAAGGTCTGCGAACTCGACGACCAGGAGGTGACGACCGCCGAGATCGGCAAGGCGTACGAGGATGCCGACGGCACGATGATCCCGATCACCGACGAGGACCTGGCCTCGCTCCCGCTTCCCACCGCCAAGACGATCGAGATCGTCGCATTCGTGCCCGCCACCGAGATCGACCCGCTCCAGATGGACGCGGCGTACTACCTCTCCGCCAACGGAGTGCCGGCGGCCAAGCCGTACACACTGCTGCGCGAGGCCCTGAAGCGGAGCCAGAAGGTCGCGGTCGCCAAGTACGCACTGCGCGGCCGTGAACGGCTCGGCATGCTGCGCGTGGTCGACGACGTGATCGCCATGCACGGCCTGCTCTGGCCCGATGAGATCCGGGCCACCGACGGAGTGGCCCCGGAGGCCGACGTCACGGTCCGTGACGCCGAACTCGATCTGGCCGACGCGCTGATGGCCACCCTCGGCGAGGTCGACATGGACACGCTCCACGACGACTACCGCGAGGCGGTGGAGACCCTCATCGCCTCGAAGGCCTCCGGCGAGGCGTTGCAGCCCGCCGCCTCCGACGAGCACGGCGGCGGCAAGGTGATCGACCTGATCGCGGCGCTGGAGAACAGCGTCCGGGCGGCGAAGGAAGCCCGCGGTGAGGAGCCGGAAGAGGCAGAGGGTGCCCCGGTCGCCAAGGTCACCTCGCTCGCCGGACGCAAGAAGAGCGGGGGAACCGGGGCAAAGAAGAAAGCTGCCTCCACGGCAGCGAGCACCGGCCGGAAGGCCGCCGCGAAGAAGACGACGCCGGGCAGAACCCCCGCCAAGAAGACCACCGCACGGTCGGCGACGAAGTCGGCCACGAAGAAGACGACGGCGAACACGGCGGCAAAGACAGCGAAGTCGGCAACGGGCACGAAGCCGGTGGCCAGGAAGGCATCCTCCAAGAAGCGCGCCTCGGCCTGA
- a CDS encoding sensor histidine kinase has product MRRRRLRTPAWTATLTWKAAVFITVMCCALAALLGVLVHTAVTRETVSEARDKALARLADATRAYEAGEALPPDSGIDPAGLPASLRDLAVSGRRGTVVADAHGRAAMWAAGPADGRALATEIDYSMSAHTIDRLDRAIVGSSLLAIAVTLLVGAFAVTRVTRRLHQTARVARRISAGDLDARVDDPCTADPARPQDEVAIVAGALDTMASTLQRKLLAEQRFTADVAHELRTPLTGLSAAAELLPAGRPAELVQDRVRTMRALTEDLLEISRLDARTEEVDLAVHELAPLAERVVRASGTATEIRVVGAEAAGGVRNVQVETDKRRLERVLGNLISNAHKHGRPPVVLTVDGPVVTVRDHGPGFPDYLLTGGPQRFRTEGGGKGHGLGLTIAAGQSAVIGAELVLGNAEDGGAEARLTLPEYVQFDEDEPAGQNGDDDGTRSGGDRPTGDGQAEAT; this is encoded by the coding sequence ATGAGGCGACGGAGACTGCGTACGCCCGCCTGGACCGCGACGCTCACCTGGAAGGCCGCGGTGTTCATCACCGTGATGTGCTGCGCCCTCGCCGCACTGCTCGGCGTACTGGTGCACACCGCGGTGACCCGGGAGACCGTCAGCGAGGCCCGCGACAAGGCGCTCGCCCGGCTGGCGGACGCGACCAGGGCGTACGAGGCGGGCGAAGCGCTCCCGCCGGATTCCGGTATCGACCCGGCCGGACTGCCCGCCTCCCTGCGCGACCTGGCCGTGAGTGGGCGTCGGGGCACCGTCGTCGCCGACGCCCACGGCCGGGCGGCCATGTGGGCCGCCGGCCCGGCCGACGGCCGCGCGCTCGCCACCGAGATCGACTACAGCATGAGCGCCCACACCATCGACCGCCTCGACCGGGCGATCGTCGGCTCCTCGCTGCTGGCGATCGCCGTGACGCTGCTGGTCGGCGCCTTCGCCGTCACCAGGGTCACCCGGCGGCTGCACCAGACCGCCCGGGTGGCCCGCCGGATCAGTGCGGGCGATCTCGACGCCCGCGTCGACGACCCCTGTACGGCGGACCCTGCGCGCCCGCAGGACGAGGTGGCGATCGTCGCCGGCGCACTGGACACGATGGCGTCCACGCTCCAGCGCAAACTGCTGGCCGAACAGCGCTTCACCGCCGATGTGGCGCACGAGCTGCGCACCCCGCTGACCGGTCTCTCGGCCGCCGCCGAGCTGCTGCCGGCCGGCCGGCCGGCCGAGCTGGTGCAGGACCGGGTCCGCACCATGCGGGCGCTGACGGAGGATCTGCTGGAGATCTCCCGGCTGGACGCACGTACCGAGGAGGTCGATCTCGCCGTGCACGAACTGGCGCCGCTGGCCGAACGGGTGGTGCGCGCGTCGGGGACGGCGACCGAGATCCGCGTCGTGGGAGCGGAAGCCGCCGGCGGGGTGCGGAACGTGCAGGTCGAGACGGACAAGCGGCGGCTCGAACGGGTCCTCGGCAATCTGATCTCCAACGCGCACAAGCACGGCCGCCCGCCGGTGGTCCTGACGGTCGACGGGCCGGTGGTGACCGTACGCGACCACGGCCCGGGCTTCCCGGACTATCTGCTGACCGGCGGTCCGCAGCGGTTCCGGACCGAGGGCGGCGGCAAGGGCCACGGGCTCGGACTGACCATCGCCGCCGGACAGTCGGCCGTCATCGGCGCCGAACTCGTCCTCGGCAATGCGGAGGACGGCGGGGCGGAGGCGCGTCTGACGCTCCCGGAGTACGTGCAGTTCGACGAAGACGAACCGGCCGGCCAGAACGGCGACGACGACGGCACCCGGTCCGGCGGCGACAGGCCGACCGGCGACGGCCAGGCCGAAGCGACATAA
- a CDS encoding HEAT repeat domain-containing protein — protein sequence MFAGIDEVDWASMEHAYGPADDVPGLLRGLASADAAEREGALDGMYGAVHHQGDVYACTLACIPFLFELVADPGIQDRGSIVELLTSIGGIDLDEDDEEELDEEEIEGAANYAMAATAVTAGAGVFFELVSDEDPGVRLAAPLALATLHGHPVRVLALLRERLPVEPDEEVRLALVEAAGRVALRHRPLAGQAADWLSRLAAESYAPGLRLAALAQLARCAPEALPGDVVRVVAGLLRRLRATPAGAADGEDGTNGADEADPVVIAGPGDDPGPAADAAEERGAPVTLVGQLRALSAAESAGRTAPWTADLLRTLHVGLDDRVADRTALLTDQLRSPDLRQRIDAVRMSAGLIRAWRGSYEELVRLVGEQLASPEPKLAEAASHVLEELFGLAAPAADALAARVAADPGTWVKEWASGPPGLGSAVKALARLGDARALPALAAALERPEVPHDVGFAIGYLGAAAAPLAGVLRRRLGEVALDEGAYDRANPLLCGLTALRAGEAAPEVLRVLRGAPEYRGEWLRTSALRALGSFGPAAHCAVPELRALIRRPGTAAATEAAQALWAVDGDAEAVLPVLIEGLRAEHAHERRSAVTALGGLGTRAEAAAPRLRALLSHDELWLRVDAAIALWEVSGRAEESVPVMLAAWEKNRHVRVRVAECLARMGAAGAGSDAAHVLRAELASVRRHNAMDGGYGSHDTYEDEKLLVLCRQALPGNTGKGPTT from the coding sequence GTGTTCGCAGGGATCGACGAGGTCGACTGGGCCTCGATGGAGCATGCGTACGGGCCTGCCGATGATGTGCCCGGGCTGCTGCGGGGGCTGGCGTCCGCCGATGCGGCGGAGCGCGAGGGAGCGCTGGACGGCATGTACGGGGCCGTGCACCACCAGGGCGATGTGTACGCCTGCACGCTTGCCTGCATTCCGTTTCTCTTCGAGCTGGTCGCGGATCCAGGGATCCAGGACCGGGGCAGCATCGTCGAGCTGCTCACCAGCATCGGTGGCATCGATCTGGACGAGGACGACGAGGAAGAGCTCGACGAGGAGGAGATCGAGGGCGCGGCGAACTACGCGATGGCGGCCACCGCCGTCACCGCGGGCGCCGGGGTGTTCTTCGAGCTGGTCTCCGACGAGGACCCGGGGGTGCGGCTCGCCGCACCGCTGGCGCTCGCCACACTGCACGGCCACCCGGTGCGGGTCCTCGCCCTGCTGCGGGAGCGGCTGCCGGTGGAGCCGGACGAGGAGGTGCGGCTCGCGCTCGTGGAGGCCGCCGGGCGCGTCGCGCTGCGGCACCGCCCGCTGGCCGGGCAGGCGGCTGACTGGCTGAGCCGGCTCGCCGCGGAGTCGTACGCCCCGGGACTGCGGCTGGCCGCCCTCGCCCAGCTGGCCCGGTGTGCGCCGGAAGCACTGCCGGGTGATGTCGTACGGGTGGTGGCGGGACTGCTGCGCCGGCTGCGCGCGACACCGGCGGGCGCAGCCGACGGGGAGGACGGGACCAACGGGGCGGACGAGGCGGATCCGGTGGTCATCGCCGGGCCGGGCGACGATCCGGGTCCGGCCGCCGATGCCGCCGAGGAGCGAGGCGCGCCGGTGACCCTGGTGGGGCAGTTGCGGGCGCTGTCCGCCGCCGAGTCCGCAGGGCGTACCGCCCCCTGGACGGCCGATCTGCTGCGGACACTGCACGTCGGGCTCGACGACCGGGTCGCGGACCGGACGGCGCTGCTGACCGATCAGCTGCGCAGCCCCGACCTCCGGCAGCGGATCGACGCCGTGCGGATGAGCGCCGGGCTGATACGGGCCTGGCGGGGCTCGTACGAGGAGCTGGTCCGGCTCGTGGGCGAACAGCTCGCCTCCCCGGAGCCGAAACTGGCCGAGGCCGCCTCGCATGTACTGGAAGAGCTCTTCGGGCTCGCCGCACCGGCCGCGGACGCGCTGGCGGCGCGGGTGGCGGCGGACCCCGGGACCTGGGTGAAGGAGTGGGCGAGCGGACCGCCGGGGCTCGGCAGCGCGGTCAAGGCGCTGGCCCGGCTGGGTGACGCCCGGGCCCTGCCCGCGCTGGCCGCCGCCCTGGAGCGTCCCGAGGTGCCGCACGACGTGGGTTTCGCCATCGGGTATCTGGGGGCGGCTGCGGCACCGCTGGCCGGGGTGCTGCGCCGCAGGCTCGGCGAGGTCGCTCTCGACGAGGGGGCGTACGACCGGGCGAATCCGCTGCTCTGCGGGCTGACCGCGCTGCGGGCGGGCGAGGCTGCGCCGGAGGTGCTGCGGGTGCTGCGCGGTGCGCCGGAGTATCGCGGGGAGTGGTTGCGGACGTCGGCGCTGCGGGCGCTCGGCTCGTTCGGTCCCGCAGCGCACTGCGCCGTACCGGAGTTGCGGGCGCTGATACGCCGCCCCGGGACCGCGGCGGCGACGGAGGCGGCTCAGGCGCTGTGGGCGGTCGACGGGGACGCGGAGGCCGTGCTGCCGGTGCTGATCGAGGGGCTTCGGGCCGAGCATGCGCACGAGCGGAGGTCGGCGGTGACCGCGCTGGGCGGGCTGGGGACCCGGGCGGAAGCGGCAGCGCCACGGCTGCGGGCACTGCTGTCGCACGACGAGCTGTGGCTGCGGGTGGACGCGGCGATCGCGTTGTGGGAGGTGTCCGGCCGGGCCGAGGAGTCCGTGCCGGTCATGCTGGCTGCCTGGGAGAAGAATCGTCATGTCAGGGTCCGGGTGGCCGAATGCCTGGCGCGGATGGGTGCTGCTGGTGCAGGGTCGGATGCGGCACACGTGCTGCGTGCCGAACTCGCCTCCGTGCGCCGTCACAACGCGATGGACGGCGGGTACGGCAGCCACGACACATACGAGGACGAAAAGCTGCTGGTGCTCTGCCGGCAAGCGCTTCCGGGGAACACGGGGAAAGGGCCCACAACGTGA
- the ligD gene encoding non-homologous end-joining DNA ligase, with protein MTPITEVEGRRLALSNLDKVLYPATGTTKGEVLHYYAVTAADALLAHLHNRPVSFLRYPDGPDGQRFFTKNPPPGTPSWVRIAEVPRHAAQQNRQVVVQDLASLMWAANLVVEFHTPQWQADAPGIADRMVFDLDPGAPATVVECCRVALWLRERLAADGLPAYGKTSGSKGLHLLVPLEPVPADRVSAYAKRLAMEAERDLPDLVVHRMTRALRPGKVFVDFSQNAAAKTTATPYTLRAGAEPTVSAPVTWAEIEDCRTPAELVFLAADMAGRLERYGDLLGPLLDPDRARPLPAAP; from the coding sequence ATGACGCCGATCACGGAGGTGGAGGGGCGGCGCCTGGCGCTCAGCAACCTCGACAAGGTGCTGTATCCGGCCACCGGGACCACCAAGGGCGAGGTGCTCCACTACTACGCGGTCACGGCGGCCGACGCCCTGCTCGCGCATCTGCACAACCGGCCGGTGTCCTTCCTGCGCTATCCGGACGGGCCGGACGGTCAACGCTTCTTCACCAAGAACCCGCCGCCCGGTACCCCGTCCTGGGTACGGATCGCCGAGGTGCCGCGGCATGCGGCACAGCAGAACCGGCAGGTGGTCGTACAGGACCTGGCGTCGCTGATGTGGGCCGCAAACCTGGTGGTGGAGTTCCATACGCCGCAGTGGCAGGCCGATGCTCCGGGGATCGCCGACCGGATGGTGTTCGACCTCGATCCCGGAGCTCCGGCGACCGTCGTGGAGTGCTGTCGGGTGGCGCTGTGGCTGCGTGAGCGGCTGGCGGCGGACGGGTTGCCCGCGTACGGGAAGACCTCGGGGTCGAAGGGGCTGCATCTCCTCGTACCGCTGGAGCCGGTTCCCGCCGATCGGGTGTCGGCGTACGCGAAACGGCTGGCGATGGAGGCGGAGCGGGATCTTCCGGACCTGGTGGTGCACCGGATGACGCGGGCGCTGCGGCCGGGGAAGGTGTTCGTCGACTTCAGTCAGAACGCGGCGGCGAAGACCACCGCCACGCCGTACACCCTGCGCGCCGGGGCCGAGCCGACCGTCTCCGCGCCCGTCACCTGGGCGGAGATCGAGGACTGCCGGACCCCCGCCGAGCTGGTATTTCTGGCCGCCGACATGGCCGGGCGGCTGGAGCGGTACGGGGATCTGCTCGGCCCGCTGCTCGATCCGGACCGGGCCCGGCCGCTGCCTGCCGCTCCCTGA
- a CDS encoding FtsW/RodA/SpoVE family cell cycle protein gives MTATRPDAPPPELRLPKRRGVELSLLIGAVLISVYGYAAVGLARNDAVPPDVAGYGAGLGLLALLAHLAVRFRAPFADPLLLPIAVLLNGLGLVLIYRLDLETPKDQAAPTQLIWSTLGVALFTVVVVFLRDYRVLQRYAYLSVATALVLMIVPIFFPAVNGAKIWIRVGGFSFQPGEFAKILLAVFFAAYLAANRNALAYTGRKIWRLQLPTGRVLGPIVAIWLLSVCVLVLERDLGTSLLFFGLFVIMLYVATGRTGWIAVGLLLAAVGAFVVGSFEPHVHSRVEDWLDPFATIAAGRGPSQLAQSLFAFAAGGMLGAGLGLGHSILIGFAAKSDFILATAGEELGLSGLTAVFLLYALLVARGYRAGLALRDPFGRLLSIGLASILALQVFVIAGGVMGLIPLTGMAMPFLAQGGSSVVTNWIIVALLIRVSDVARRPHPDQVETGVVAPIAEDQS, from the coding sequence ATGACCGCAACGAGGCCGGACGCACCCCCGCCCGAGCTACGCCTGCCCAAGCGGCGCGGAGTGGAACTCTCGCTCCTCATCGGGGCCGTCCTCATCTCCGTCTACGGCTACGCCGCCGTCGGTCTCGCGCGCAACGACGCGGTCCCGCCCGATGTCGCCGGTTACGGCGCCGGCCTGGGACTGCTCGCCCTCCTCGCCCATCTCGCCGTCCGCTTCCGTGCCCCGTTCGCCGATCCGCTGCTGCTCCCCATCGCCGTCCTGCTCAACGGTCTCGGCCTGGTGCTGATCTACCGGCTCGATCTGGAGACGCCCAAGGACCAGGCCGCACCCACCCAGCTGATCTGGTCGACGCTCGGTGTCGCGCTCTTCACCGTGGTCGTCGTCTTCCTCCGCGACTACCGGGTGCTGCAGCGGTACGCGTACCTCTCCGTCGCCACCGCCCTCGTCCTGATGATCGTGCCGATCTTCTTCCCCGCCGTGAACGGCGCCAAGATCTGGATCCGGGTCGGCGGATTCTCCTTCCAGCCCGGCGAGTTCGCCAAGATTCTGCTCGCCGTCTTCTTCGCGGCGTATCTCGCCGCGAACCGCAATGCCCTCGCCTACACCGGCCGCAAGATCTGGCGGCTCCAGCTCCCCACCGGCCGCGTGCTCGGCCCGATCGTGGCGATCTGGCTGCTCAGCGTCTGCGTGCTGGTCCTCGAACGCGATCTGGGCACCTCGCTCCTCTTCTTCGGCCTCTTCGTGATCATGCTGTACGTGGCGACCGGCCGGACCGGCTGGATCGCGGTGGGACTGCTGCTCGCCGCCGTCGGCGCCTTCGTCGTCGGCTCCTTCGAACCGCATGTGCACAGCCGGGTGGAGGACTGGCTCGATCCGTTCGCCACCATCGCCGCGGGCCGCGGGCCCAGCCAGCTCGCCCAGTCGCTGTTCGCGTTCGCCGCGGGCGGGATGCTCGGCGCCGGGCTCGGTCTGGGCCACTCCATCCTCATCGGCTTCGCCGCCAAGTCCGACTTCATCCTGGCCACAGCGGGCGAGGAGCTCGGGCTGTCCGGGCTGACCGCGGTCTTCCTGCTGTACGCACTGCTGGTCGCCCGCGGCTACCGGGCCGGCCTCGCCCTGCGCGACCCCTTCGGACGGCTGCTGTCGATCGGGCTCGCCTCGATCCTGGCGCTCCAGGTGTTCGTGATCGCGGGGGGCGTGATGGGGCTGATCCCACTGACGGGCATGGCGATGCCGTTCCTCGCCCAGGGCGGTTCGTCCGTCGTCACCAACTGGATCATCGTGGCGCTGCTCATCCGCGTCAGCGACGTCGCCCGCAGGCCCCACCCCGACCAGGTGGAGACCGGGGTCGTCGCACCGATCGCGGAGGACCAGTCGTGA